The following DNA comes from Nicotiana sylvestris chromosome 10, ASM39365v2, whole genome shotgun sequence.
CTGGTTTTCTGCTTCTTTGGGATGTGAAACCGTCCGCAGTGAGGGTGTAATCAGATTACATTGAGAGTGCACAAGTAGCCTTTTTCCAAGAAAACCCCAAAGCACACAGACACAACTAAAAGAAAACCACATTCAGATACTATTTAAGCTTGCAGTATATCTGTTGTTGCCCCCCCATCTCtaatttttcccccttttttgcCGCATGATTTTAGGATGGAGGGTTGGTGGACCCAAAGGCAGAAGGTGTCAAGGTTGAGAAATGTCTTGAAGAATCCATAGGAAAATGTAAACTTGAGAGAGAAGAGGGCGAATTAACTCCAAATGGTGATTTTGAGGATAATTTTACACCATCAAATGAAGGTGGTCCAAATGTATCACATAGTTTAAAGGGAAGTTCAAGTAGTAAGCTGTACCAAAGTGGACATAGAGAAGTAGTTCGTGGTGGAGAGAGAGGATGTGAGAATGATGCTGATGATGAAGGGGAAGCAAGTGCTCACGGGACATCAGAGGATAGTGAGAATGCTTCTGAAAATTGTGATGTTTCAGGTAGTGAGTCTGCCAATGGAGAAGGTTCTCACGAAGAAGAGCGTGAAGATGGGGACAATGATGAGAATGATAACAAGGCAGAGAGTGAAGGAGAGGTGGAAGGAACTGCTGATGTCCATGATGCTGAAGGAGATGGTTCTGTTATGCCATTTTCAGAACGTCTTCAACATACATCCAGGCCTCTCACAAAGCAAGTTCCTTCTATATTTCATGACAGAGAGAAGGAATCACGTATATTTTATGGAAATGATTCATTTTATGTGCTGTTCAGACTTCACCAGGTAAGGCTACTTAATATCATGTAGTAAAAATCCTTCAGATGATGCAACACTAATGTTTCTTCTCTTAACTACAGACATTGTATGAAAGACTACAGAAAGCAAAATCGCATTCTTCGTCATCTGAACACAGATGGAGAGTCTCAAATGCTATAAACCCCACTGAATCATATGCCAGGTCACTTGAGTGATTTGTTTCCTGTTCCATTTCATTTTGATTAATCTGCACTTAATTAGACCAAGCTCCTCTTTGATGTTTCAGATTCATGAGTGCACTTTATAACCTGCTGGATGGTTCCTCTGACAATGCAAAGTTTGAGGATGACTGCCGAGCTATTATTGGAGCTCAGTCATATCTTCTCTTCACCTTAGACAAACTGATATACAAAATTGTCAAACAGGTAAATGCTTGTGTTTTTTCATTTTCTCCTTGTTTGGTGTATGCAGCTGCCTTGTACTATTCTTAAAATTTCGTTCTGCATCTCGTGCAGCTACAGACAATTGCAACTGATGAGTTGGAAAGTAAACTTCTCCAACTGTATGCTTATGAAACCTCAAGAAAATCTAGCACATTTTCGGATGTAGTTTACCATGAAAATGTGCGTGTTCTTCTTCATGAAGAGAGCATATACAGAATAGCATGTGTAAGTTTTTGCGACATCTTTGCTTCCTTTTATGTTATGTGACCAATATAGAACCTAGCATTCCCTTTTCCATTTAAACTATCATTGATAAATGACCTCCACTGCAGTCATCTACACCAACACGTCTATCCATACAACTCATGGACTATGTTCATGATAAGCCTGAGATGTCTGCGGTGTCAATGGACCCGAATTTTGCAGCTTATTTGAGCAATGAACTCCTCTCTGTTATTCCTCAGAAGAAGGAGAACCCTGGGGTGTTCTTGACAAGGTAGTATATCAACAGAGAGTGCTTTCTTGAATATTTTATATCATAGGTTAATGCTTTCTCGTATCTTGCAGAAACAAGCGGAAGTATGGATTTGGAGATGAGACTTTTCCAGGTGCAGTTATGGAAGGAGTTCAAATTATTAATGGTCTAGAATGTAAGATAGCATGCAGTTCATCAAAGGTACAATAGCTATCCTTAGTAATAGATACAAATTGAAGAGCCTTGTCTCTCTTGCTAACTGTTTTGTGGTTCCGGATGCCCTAGGTCTCTTACGTTTTAGACACTGAAGATTTCTTGATCCGGTCAAGAAAAAGGCGGAGAACATTGAAGGACAAATTTTCATCCAATGGCCACTCGAAGTCTTTGAATGGTTCTAGTAAAGTACAACGTTTCCGCAGATTACTCTTCAGTTGAAAGATGTGCATTTTGCATGTCTGCAAAATGGTAGAAAGGTAATCTACAAATTCAATTAGTCATAGTTATAGTTCTATGACACACAAAATGGAGTAATGGAGTCCAAAAGGTAGAATTTCACACAATTTACATGCTCTCGAAGGTTTCTGACTTTATGCTTCTGATATTTGTTTCTTAGCCGACTACTCGCATTTGTGGAAATTCAAATTTTGGCCCCCGCTACCATAGATTTATGTACCTTTTCCTATTGAATAAATGATCCAGCTAACAGCTTGGAAAATTTGTAGGATATCATCTCTAAATTTTGTGCCCAAATTGATGTATATATCTTTGCCTTCTCTGTTGTAAAACACTATAATTGTCAATTTCATGAAATTTTCCTTGTTACAGTGTAGCAGATTCCTCGTGTATTTATTTTCTTCTGCCTAATTTCCCGAGTCCGAAATTCTTATGGCCAACTCACCTTTCCCGTCTCGATGCAACTTTTTGAACCTCTTTCTTTTTGTGTTGAAATAACTGTCAAGGATGGAGCATACTGCGAGACCGCAATAATGGAGCTAGTTTTTTGTGCTTTTTAATCTTAAATTAAGCTAATATGTTATTGAAATTTGCTGTCCAAGTTTGGTACAATTTTCCATAAAACTGACCGAGTATTTGGTCGCAAATTCATAAAAGCATATTCAAGTTGTGTGAGTATCACATAGCATGCTGCTAGAAATTCTAGTAAAGTAGCTAATGAACAATGATTTTGGTTAGTAGAACTAGAAACATTACCAGATTGTTTTGGCTtggtaataaataaaaaaaatgagctGCTGCAATCTGATTTTGTTCACGCCGTATCCTCTACCTTTTccatcctttaaaataaaatagtGATATGCCATGTAACAGTGGCCTGTTTGTAGAACAGTTTCGGGCAAATTGAAGATGGCCAACAAAGGGAAATTTCTGGCGCTACATTCTTAAGTGTTTGGGCTCCATTTATTTATCTTTTAACTGAGTTTCTCTGGAGAACACACTTGGAAATTTGGCAGCTATTAAGATGTAACAGAATTGTGTGAACTTACTCATCTAAAAACTTAAAAGATGGCACAAATTTGATATTTATTTATATCTTAGGTATACCCTTTAACATGCAGATGGATTGTTTTAATGTACGAAGTACTTGAATTCTTTATATGATGGGTGGTGAAACTCAAGTTCTCTATGTATTTTCGAATAACGATATAAAAAACTTTGTAATCTATATAGGGGGTAGGGGAAGGGGATTACAAGGCTGAATTATGTCACAACATGAACAAAATGGCTGAAGCTTATGTATATCAAAACAAAGAGGTTTGGGCAACAGGACCATTTCCGAAATGGAGTGATATACATTTTGACTGAAATCCTGGTTGATCTACAAATAAGAAATTTATTTGTGATGGAATATACAATCACACTTTCTAAAAGCGAGTTATATACCATTCTGGTCTATTGCTATGTTGCTACTCCAAAGAAAAAGGAGAGGGCAATCCTCCAAGCTAATTGGTGAACAATCAACTCTAGGAAATCATGCTCACTTAAATTGAATCTATACTTCATTTCCGCTGCATGGTCATTCTACCAAGTGCCAATCAATCTGGAAACACAGATAGACCAACCTGATGTAGTGTGTTTGGTTTAGTCCTTACTACAGATGTATACAGCGTACTCCACTATAATACGTCTTGTATGAAGATACTGATTTTGTCGTTTTTTGACACCTCGCCCATTATCAAAAGCTGCACCTGTCAATTGTTCACTAGATTCTTGCTACTCTGCTGCTCTGAGCAATCTCTCTTATAGCAAGGCTGAGCCTGGCTCAATAATTTAAAACTGTTCTGGGACTGGTTTTAGACCAGTAAATTCAGGACAATGAGAGAGAAATCAGTATCATGAAAGGAAGACAAAGATGAGTCTACTTTGCAAGGGTAAAAGAGTTGTTAAGACGTGGGAGCTGATTAGTACTTCGAACTGTGTGAACCATGGAGATCGTGAATGAACCATCAATTGACATGCTGGTGATAAATGAGAAATTCACTAATTTGTAGCCTCGTCGACAGAACATAAATTGATCAAGTTCTATTACTTTTACAGGAACAGTGGCTATGGATTACCTGCGTTTGAGTTCGACTCCTTAAGGAGATGATGAATTTTCGTTTGAATATCATCCAGCTAATTCACTTATTGGTGGGCGGTCCATTATGTTAGATGCACCCTTGGCATTGCTTTGCAGCAGTGGATCTATATCAGGCAATTTAGGAATCTGAAATCAtacagaaaaggaaaaataaaacagGAAGAAAACTAAAAAGAAGTGAAAGGAAGAACAGAAAATAAGGAGTTGTATAATCCCTGAATATAAGGAACTTAGTAAAGTGTAGGGCCATCTCTGTCTTTATTTAATTATATAGGCTGGGTGCCTAAACGTATGCCCTTAAACTTTGTAATACTTAGTTCTTAATCTTGTACAATAAAGATTTAGTTGCAAACAAGAGACGAGGCAGAATGAAGATTGACTGCAAATGGTCGCCAAAGAATATGCAATCGCTAGTGCAATATGGATTTCCTCAAATACAGCAAGCAAGAGACTCATAGTCTTTAACAACATGCATACCAGCAAGCAAGAGACTGATAGTCTTTAACAACATGCATACCTGAGCTAATAAATCAATTGTTCTTCGTAGAAGGCGAGCCAAATCTCCTTCATCCATTGCACAGTCCATCATAATCTCTTTCCAAGTAAGACCAGAAGCCCAGGCTTCAACCATGCCAGAGAATTGGCTATCCAAGCAGCAAGGAATCTGTGAAATTAGCAAGTTTGTTTCATAATAATGAAGTGTGGAGCCAACCTGGAACCTATTGTGAAGTGGCTCCAATCAAACTTGAAAACTCACTTGTACTCCATGCTTTTCCTGAAGCTCTAGAATTGAGCTTTTTGTTTCTTCCAATAAGTCAATGACATTCAAGACAGCGGTGGAGGGTTCGTAAACGAAACtgcagatataagatttcaaatcagaTCTTTCCTTTTCAGCATAGAGGTTTATAAAACATCGGCGATTGTGTAAAAGCCAACTTAACCATGATGAACTGATATTGGAAGTTCACTAAACATTTGCTTTGATTTCTACAATTCTTTTTAAAATACCTAGTTTACCAAAGGAATATAAAGCTCCAGCAAGAACTCCGCACTAAATTCTGGATTAAATGAAACCGCAAACAGATGTCTCACACGAATTGTGCCCAAATTTATAAATGGTATAACATATAAGAACCTCTTTATTTCAGAAACCCAAAAATCTTGTTCAATTAGATAGTCAGTACCTACTGCAACACAACTATCCAGCTATCAAATAGAGCTACTAATCTCCAAACTATAGACTAGTCTCGAGGTCAAGCACAAGTAAAACACATATGACATCGAAAATCTGGAAATTCACCTCCTTATCCAACAAAAATTATGGAAATTCACCAGGACACAAGTAACACAACAGAGAGAAGCCATTGTAATTCAAACTAGAGTGCAGTAAAAGTGAAATACCGTTCCTTCTGGAAAAGTAGCTGTAAGGGTACTGTATGTCGTTAATCCTTACTAGTAAGTATTGCATAAAACTTCAAATCAGGTTTCAGCGAATGTCAATAGTAAGGAaatcaaaataaagatttttaCTCCACAAAAATTTGCCACAAGATTTCAGCTGGATATCAGACTCCTACTTGACATAATCTTCAAGAAAGCATCAGATATCGTCTGAATACTTGCCACTAATGAAACAACAGCCTTGATAGGGATATGAACAGATCAACTACCATCAGCAGTCTCTGCAACATATAGGGGAATTGTAAGCCTATGCTGGATCAGGCCCCATTAAGATCACAGGTAGGTTTAGGTTCTTCGTCTGGAAACTAACTTTTCCAAACCTCTGTACTCTCTTCTTTTTGCACAAGTCTAATGTGACACTGTCCTGCTTGCTGCCTTCTCAAGGGGTAAGACAATGGCAACTTACTGGGGATCCTCTATCCAATATAAGAGGAAGAgcaggagagagagagagagagagatgaaaaATAATGCTTTACATGGAAATGAGTTGGTCACCAATATGAACTTGAACTTTCTTGTAACTCAATATCTAGACCACTAAATCCTAATTTAGCAATGCTAAGACAAAGAAGAGCAGCGGTGACCATTTTCTTCAAAAGGATAAGTCCTTTATTTATATGGTGGAGGAAAATCCGCATGGAGGTGTATGCAAGAGCTAGACCAACCTACACACTCACATGAACCTATAAAGGTGAATAGGCGATGTCGGAATTGAAATCAGACTGATAGTACTCTGCATCTTTAGAACAAAATTCTACCTGTTGTTTTTCCAGGGCCGAAGTCTAATTCCTTCAGAAACTAGACTTCCACAGACTGCAGCAAGCTGTGCAGGTTTTAGGTCCAGCAACAATTTATTTCGAAGAACCGTCGCAAGCCAAAGTTCATTTTCTCCTCTAATTGCAGCTGCAGTTTCACCCAGGGGGAAAATGACATGTGTATTGATATCCAATGCTCTACTTTCATGTATAACATTGCTGACCTGGCAGACATTGAGTGATGAGTAATTTCTCTGCTTTGTGATAAAAATGAAACAATAATCTGAAATTCTGTTTTAGGACACAAGTTAATCAAGGGCTTCAATCTCAACAGGGAAACTGCCCCCAGGTAATTTGCCAGACCAAGTAAAATAACAATGAGATCATGGGCGCTTGCAGCAGTTTCCAGAatattttctattttgaaatttttacAACAAAGAACTGGTTCAAGTATCAAACAGTATTCACAAAGCAGCATTTCCTATTTAGTTATCCCGCAAGGCAATATCATAAAAATGTTCTCTCAATCCTTTCCCTGTAAAACACACTCCCTTCATTTCAATTTATATGACGCTATTCGACTGGATACGGAGTTTAAGATCTTAATTTGACTTATATAGCATACTCATGATAGTGGAAGAAGAATATTAAAGTAGTGGTTGAAAAATTTAATTTGATCGCGAAATCATCACATCAAAGTTTAAGGTAGGGGATACTTTAATGAATCTGAAttcttgaaattttgaaagttgtACAGAAATGGGATGGCGTCACATTTTGGAAGTCCAAGAATGGAAAGTGTCGTATAAGTTGGAATGGAGGTTTGCTTAAGAGAATGCTGCTTTCCCAAAAGATTTCCACGTCAACTTCAGAAAAGTACAGTTCACAGAAGTGACCGATCATTTTTTCCTGCTCAATTAGCAAACATTTCCAAATTGCAAAATAAAAAAGTTGATCTCCAAGCAGATCCCCAGAAAATGACAAAGGCAACCAACAACAGTGAgtttcttaaaaataaataatatcatgataaattcttcttctctttcttttgagTCAAAGATGGTCTTAATGTGTGGTGTTTGAGTACATGAGAGAATAGCAAGCACACTTGAGAATAAAAAGGATTTTACACAATGGAAGAATATGAACATTCAATCATGCCCAATATGAGGATGTTGTAGCAGACATAATGGACTAAGGATGAAAAGTTGCACAACTACACGAAGTACAATCAGTGGCATGTAACAAGCAGATAAGTAGTAATATACCTGCAGAAATTCCTTCCAACCAGTCGGCTCAATCTGCTCTATACGACCAATCAAACGCTTTGACCTAACCTTCAACCGCCGAATCTTCTCCTCAGTGAACTTAGCTGAATCTATTATCTTCTTATACTCTTTAAAGCCCTCTGTACGAGCTATCCTTTTCTTCAAACGGGAGACCTTATTACGTTGGTTCTTGTAACATTCTACTGCATCATTGTATGCTTGAGACAATTGCAAGACCTGACAATACACATCAGCAAAAAGATATTTCAAGTGTACAAGCAAGGATAAATGCTTCAATGTTTCACATGGTTTAAGAcctaaaataaaaacaaatcatatagtATGTGACGCTAATTTTTTATGACATGCTATGCTTTTATAAGTAGATGTGTGCAAGAGAGAGACGCAGATAAGTGATTTTCAGGACCTGCTGACATAATCAAAATTACTCGTCACGAGCTATATGCCAATACAGAAGTATGTTAACTCCACCCAGTGCTGAAGCTCAAAAAGTTGGCTCGTGGCAAActtgtaaaataaataatgatgtgAGTAATGCAAGTAACACTATAAAGAGGTGGTCTAACATTTAAAAGTTTGACCAAAAGAAGAGCGATAAGTTGTCCTTATTCCAACGGCATTCCACCAAGAAAAACTAACTGGAGCTTAAACTTCGCACAACTTGAAGTGTATAAATAGTAGCAACTCTACCCAGAGTTCTACATGTGGATAAAAATTCGAAATGGCGAACACTAAAATCTGCAGTACCAATGCTTACTAAAGCAAATGTTATTCGTGCTTACTCTTTGTAGTGAGCAATTCCTGGAAAGAATGTTCTGctaccttatatatatatatatatatatatgttcctTCTTACCCCAGATAAGAACATCTATTGGCAGAGAAACAAGAAAGATTGTATTCGACGCATAGCTGTTTCTCATCCCTCCTTCCCACCCCCATCCCCCTTCGAAATAAACATGAAATGCAAAAGCAGATGCTAACAAGCATCAACATGAGGAGGAAATCCCCCTAATAGAATTAAAAATGCAACACAGGCAAAACAATCACACCCAATAATCAAGACAAATAGGGTACCTCATCCTCTTCAGATAGACTGCTCAAGACTGGCACATTTAAACTCCAAGACCATGTCTCCAAGGAACCTTCCAAACACCATAGACCTCCAAGTTCAGACACAGCTAACTTCTGCCACTGCATCTCTGCCTTATCAAGAAGCTCAGTCATAATTTCACGAGGCAAAGCATCACCAAGAGCTAAGGCAACATTTGGAAAGCCTGTTCTGTAAACCATTCTAATCCACTTCTCTGTGAAAAGATACCAAGAGTTATCTGAACCAAGAGCCACGTGATAAGACGGTTTAGCATCTTCTCCTCCACTATCAccaacttcaaaattttccactaCTGTCTTTAATGCAAAGGCATCATAGTCACGCACCTGGAAAAAGGAAGGATTACACATTCCTACTACTGTACGTAGATAACCGGAGAGAAATTTAGTTCAAGAGGAAACTGCAGTACTACAATCATAAACGGCTGTAAAAGAACTAGATATTTGCATGGTAGTGCAACGATATAACTCCTATATGGAATGCACAATAATAATGGCCATCTATTCCCTCAattcaaaagagaaaagaaaagacatACGCCATATGACTTGGAAGATAAGAATTATGAAAGAGAGAGAAAGTAAGAGACTCTTTCAACAACAAGATACTTAGCTCCATAGAGTCTAAGATAAACTCCAACTAATTTGGGATTGAGGCATAGTTGATTGATTCATTGATCGATTGATTCTTAGCCAAAGAGTAAAGATACAAGATTAGTGAGAATTTGATGGCGACATGATCCCCCATATCAAGTAACCACAACTGAATAGGAGAAAACAGCCGAAAATTAATAGTTTTATAAACACGGGCAAACTTCAAGGGGTTATATGATATGTCAAACATGTCGCCTATTAAATTTTAACATCAAAGAGCAAGAACTGCATTAAGGTCTTAACACCTTTTCTACTTGCTGCAATTGAGAAAAGCCCCTACGAAAGAGCTTTCTAGTATGTTTGCAGATCAGATGCCGAAGATACAAGCTAATTGCATCTCTGGAGGACCACAATCAAGCATTGTACTTGCTGATGATATGAACGCTTCCATACttactgtttttttttttccCAAAAAGAGGGGGGTCACTTGAAATGCTTACCATACTTTTAAGCTTTTCAATATTCAAAGTATCAACCTTCCCCAGATAAACAGCAGCAACTAAATGTTGTACTCCGTCACTGTCGCTGTAGTGCAAAGACATGAATGGAAGGTGTCCATCTTCTAGCTCCTTCAGTAATGGTTTCAACGAAAACACTCTTTCCAGCTCCATTTTTCTTCGCAGTTCTGTTCGAAGACGCTTTTCGGCCTGGAAAAGGTAGGCACAATGACCATTAATAGAATCTTTTCCGGTATCCTTTTAAATTACTGAAGCTGGAAGAAATAGTGGCTGGAAAGAGTGTATGACATGCTGAACACTAGATTAATTTTCAACAGAAAGCAAAGTAGAAAAGATACTCAATAAATGAATAAAGAGCCTTTTCCAATTCATCGTGCTTCCAAAAACTGAAACATATAGGCCAGTGTAACTAGAAAATCATCCTTTAGACAAAGAACCTTGAAGAATATAAAAGGGAAAGCTAAATTAGTTTATACTAGGTAGAAGTAGTTTCACCAGACGACTGGCTCTTTACAGGCTTTTCAGGTCAGAAAGTGAACCTTTTTTCTGATAAGCAAAAGGAAAAACAATGTCCTGCTGCCAGGAAACAAACTGTCTAATTTGAGGCAAAAAAAGTTGAAGAGCATGAGTAACGAAATTACTCTTAATTCTTCCTGGAGTCCAGCAATCTCCTGATATGCTGACTGCGCTAAGAGCTTCTGGCTCTTTCTATCAATCGCTTCCTCGCTAATTTCTGAAGTAAGTGTTTCTATTTCCTTTTCTATTCTGGCAAGCTCCTCTTTTGCGGCAAACATGACATTGCTTCCCACGTAATTCCCAAAACTCTGCTCAATTAACTTCCTTGCCTCTTCCAAAGTCCGCCCTGCTCGTGAGACTTTTATCTCATCTAACTCACTTGATCTACGGGTAACTTTGGCCCCCTGGAGAATAAGAAGACATAAAATcgtgaaattaaaataaaatgagtCAAGGAGGCTCAGGCTAGAATAACGCACCGCAAGAAGATTAAGCACCATCCCATACGAGGCAGTAAATTGTGAAACAAGAGGCTGAAGCCCAGAAAAAAGAACTTTGCAGCACTCTTCAGGCCCTTCATACGGAGTCTGAACAAGAACCACATGACCC
Coding sequences within:
- the LOC104217171 gene encoding DExH-box ATP-dependent RNA helicase DExH15 chloroplastic isoform X1, which encodes MSTLPILFFPWPSPSPLNSITSLSPFLPLLQIQTPGFCSVNSIHTPYSSKSRIFYKFPRSVFPTESQDEYEEEDDDDDDEEAAEDYDNVVSAEVSDGGEESDDELESSLSELLNFDETRKQRVEKLRNEVREFGDEIIDANELASIYSFRIDKFQRLAIQAFLRGSSVVVSAPTSSGKTLIAEAAAVATVAKGRRLFYTTPLKALSNQKFREFCETFGESNVGLLTGDSAVNRDAQVLIMTTEILRNMLYQSIGVASSDGGLLHVDVIVLDEVHYLSDISRGTVWEEIVIYCPKEVQLICLSATVANPDELAGWIGQIHGRTELVTSSKRPVPLTWHFGTKTALVPLLDDKGTRMNRKLSLNYLQYDESASELYKEEGSKRRKSRKCENDVRPLSKNDINNIRRSQVPQIIDTLWHLKARDMLPAVWFIFSRKGCDAAVQYLEDCRLLDECETSEVELALKRFRIQYPDAVRVTAVKGLRRGVAAHHAGCLPLWKSFIEELFQRGLVKVVFATETLAAGINMPARTAVISSLSKRGDSGRVQLSSNELFQMAGRAGRRGIDEKGHVVLVQTPYEGPEECCKVLFSGLQPLVSQFTASYGMVLNLLAGAKVTRRSSELDEIKVSRAGRTLEEARKLIEQSFGNYVGSNVMFAAKEELARIEKEIETLTSEISEEAIDRKSQKLLAQSAYQEIAGLQEELRAEKRLRTELRRKMELERVFSLKPLLKELEDGHLPFMSLHYSDSDGVQHLVAAVYLGKVDTLNIEKLKSMVRDYDAFALKTVVENFEVGDSGGEDAKPSYHVALGSDNSWYLFTEKWIRMVYRTGFPNVALALGDALPREIMTELLDKAEMQWQKLAVSELGGLWCLEGSLETWSWSLNVPVLSSLSEEDEVLQLSQAYNDAVECYKNQRNKVSRLKKRIARTEGFKEYKKIIDSAKFTEEKIRRLKVRSKRLIGRIEQIEPTGWKEFLQVSNVIHESRALDINTHVIFPLGETAAAIRGENELWLATVLRNKLLLDLKPAQLAAVCGSLVSEGIRLRPWKNNSFVYEPSTAVLNVIDLLEETKSSILELQEKHGVQIPCCLDSQFSGMVEAWASGLTWKEIMMDCAMDEGDLARLLRRTIDLLAQIPKLPDIDPLLQSNAKGASNIMDRPPISELAG
- the LOC104217171 gene encoding DExH-box ATP-dependent RNA helicase DExH15 chloroplastic isoform X2, whose amino-acid sequence is MSTLPILFFPWPSPSPLNSITSLSPFLPLLQIQTPGFCSVNSIHTPYSSKSRIFYKFPRSVFPTESQDEYEEEDDDDDDEEAAEDYDNVVSAEVSDGGEESDDELESSLSELLNFDETRKQRVEKLRNEVREFGDEIIDANELASIYSFRIDKFQRLAIQAFLRGSSVVVSAPTSSGKTLIAEAAAVATVAKGRRLFYTTPLKALSNQKFREFCETFGESNVGLLTGDSAVNRDAQVLIMTTEILRNMLYQSIGVASSDGGLLHVDVIVLDEVHYLSDISRGTVWEEIVIYCPKEVQLICLSATVANPDELAGWIGQIHGRTELVTSSKRPVPLTWHFGTKTALVPLLDDKGTRMNRKLSLNYLQYDESASELYKEEGSKRRKSRKCENDVRPLSKNDINNIRRSQVPQIIDTLWHLKARDMLPAVWFIFSRKGCDAAVQYLEDCRLLDECETSEVELALKRFRIQYPDAVRVTAVKGLRRGVAAHHAGCLPLWKSFIEELFQRGLVKVVFATETLAAGINMPARTAVISSLSKRGDSGRVQLSSNELFQMAGRAGRRGIDEKGHVVLVQTPYEGPEECCKVLFSGLQPLVSQFTASYGMVLNLLAGAKVTRRSSELDEIKVSRAGRTLEEARKLIEQSFGNYVGSNVMFAAKEELARIEKEIETLTSEISEEAIDRKSQKLLAQSAYQEIAGLQEELRAEKRLRTELRRKMELERVFSLKPLLKELEDGHLPFMSLHYSDSDGVQHLVAAVYLGKVDTLNIEKLKSMVRDYDAFALKTVVENFEVGDSGGEDAKPSYHVALGSDNSWYLFTEKWIRMVYRTGFPNVALALGDALPREIMTELLDKAEMQWQKLAVSELGGLWCLEGSLETWSWSLNVPVLSSLSEEDEVLQLSQAYNDAVECYKNQRNKVSRLKKRIARTEGFKEYKKIIDSAKFTEEKIRRLKVRSKRLIGRIEQIEPTGWKEFLQVSNVIHESRALDINTHVIFPLGETAAAIRGENELWLATVLRNKLLLDLKPAQLAAVCGSLVSEGIRLRPWKNNSFVYEPSTAVLNVIDLLEETKSSILELQEKHGVQIPCCLDSQFSGMVEAWASGLTWKEIMMDCAMDEGDLARLLRRTIDLLAQIHCCKAMPRVHLT